The proteins below come from a single Plantactinospora sp. KBS50 genomic window:
- a CDS encoding FAD-dependent monooxygenase: MIRTMSRIRVLPDHPDAVPAAWRAAAADLAAVPGLLHRELLLDALDARAFVVVLEWVDESALRAYRAGPVAARIADALRPFCEPTGPDDHRTMHGSSGWLRPGEPVAAPPVPAGPGATPPVPAAAPPAAASAAPGDDPTGTTIFVDVEIVVPPQRRAEFHRGYPEVAARMARVPGYLREDLLREPGSDIHHIFAEWTGEAAFFGWIADPAHAREEAGPIAPFLLDFRRRILHRIDEHTDHRRDRWRAGGPSRRGKETDVHTTTDVLIVGAGPTGLTAAVELARRGIDCRVIDRLTAPPGQADKAIGVHCRTMEIWEEQGIVREAMDAGIWLTGNMVFVNGAEVHRMSWELPDLPYAHLGLPQYETERILTDRLATLGGAVRRGTELVSFTQDDAGVTATVRTADGGTAQIGAKYLVGCDGAHSRVREQLGLTFSGGLGRFPQLFMLGDVDVDWDMPAGHLLRFMHETDGQMDGMLVCVPLRGESRYRIATLAPARFFAQTGGQDAPPGFSEELGSPTLADVQAAIDQLGPAGTRASNLRWSSVFRISHGIVDRYRGGRVFVAGDAAHLHPPAGGQGMNTGIQDAWNLAWKLALAVRGLAAPGLLDSYETERRPEGVEIVGRAVRMAFTDELDRADLVRQFRREMSMLLSYANSPLVGESLAAPEALADGPGPGDRAPDAGGLRRPGVGHPLRLRDLTRGTRHTLLSYADGDTDEATLGALAQLYAQLGRQTGGEVDGYLLLGPDAPVPASPAPPVVHDADGEFRRAYGVAGAALYLIRPDGHVGFRSQPIDADALRKHVNLVFGGSR; the protein is encoded by the coding sequence ATGATCAGGACGATGTCCCGGATTCGTGTGCTCCCCGACCACCCGGACGCCGTGCCGGCCGCGTGGCGGGCCGCCGCCGCCGATCTCGCGGCCGTGCCCGGCCTGCTGCACCGGGAGTTGCTGCTGGACGCCCTCGACGCCCGCGCGTTCGTCGTCGTCCTCGAATGGGTGGACGAATCCGCGCTGCGCGCCTACCGGGCCGGACCGGTCGCGGCCCGGATCGCCGACGCGCTGCGGCCGTTCTGCGAGCCGACGGGGCCGGACGACCACCGGACGATGCACGGTTCCAGCGGCTGGTTGCGGCCCGGCGAGCCGGTCGCCGCGCCACCCGTCCCGGCCGGTCCCGGCGCGACGCCACCGGTCCCGGCCGCCGCGCCCCCGGCCGCCGCCTCCGCCGCACCGGGCGACGACCCGACCGGTACGACGATCTTCGTGGACGTCGAGATCGTCGTACCGCCGCAGCGCCGCGCGGAGTTCCACCGCGGCTATCCCGAGGTGGCCGCGCGGATGGCGCGGGTGCCCGGCTACCTGCGCGAGGACCTGCTGCGCGAGCCCGGCTCGGACATCCACCACATCTTCGCCGAGTGGACCGGCGAGGCCGCCTTCTTCGGCTGGATCGCCGATCCCGCGCACGCCCGGGAGGAGGCCGGGCCGATCGCGCCGTTCCTGCTCGACTTCCGGCGCCGCATCCTGCACCGGATCGACGAGCACACGGACCACCGCCGGGACCGCTGGAGGGCCGGCGGTCCATCCCGCAGGGGCAAGGAGACCGACGTGCACACGACAACGGACGTACTCATCGTCGGCGCGGGACCCACCGGGTTGACCGCCGCCGTCGAGCTGGCCCGGCGCGGCATCGACTGCCGGGTCATCGACCGGCTCACCGCGCCGCCCGGCCAGGCCGACAAGGCGATCGGCGTGCACTGCCGCACCATGGAGATCTGGGAGGAGCAGGGCATCGTCCGCGAGGCGATGGACGCCGGGATCTGGCTGACCGGGAACATGGTGTTCGTCAACGGCGCCGAGGTGCACCGGATGAGCTGGGAGCTTCCGGACCTGCCGTACGCGCACCTCGGCCTGCCGCAGTACGAGACCGAGCGCATCCTCACCGACCGGCTGGCCACCCTCGGCGGCGCGGTACGGCGGGGCACCGAACTGGTCTCGTTCACCCAGGACGACGCCGGCGTGACGGCCACGGTGCGCACCGCCGACGGCGGCACCGCGCAGATCGGCGCGAAGTACCTGGTCGGCTGCGACGGCGCGCACAGCCGGGTGCGCGAACAGCTCGGGCTGACCTTCTCCGGCGGGCTCGGCCGGTTCCCGCAGCTGTTCATGCTCGGCGATGTCGACGTGGACTGGGACATGCCGGCGGGTCACCTGCTGCGGTTCATGCACGAGACCGACGGCCAGATGGACGGCATGCTGGTCTGCGTACCGCTGCGCGGCGAGTCCCGGTACCGGATCGCGACGCTCGCCCCGGCCCGGTTCTTCGCGCAGACCGGCGGCCAGGACGCCCCGCCCGGGTTCAGCGAGGAACTCGGCTCGCCCACCCTCGCCGACGTGCAGGCCGCGATCGACCAGTTGGGCCCGGCCGGTACCCGGGCGTCGAACCTGCGCTGGTCGTCGGTGTTCCGGATCAGCCACGGCATCGTGGACCGGTACCGCGGCGGCCGGGTGTTCGTGGCCGGCGACGCCGCGCACCTGCATCCGCCGGCCGGTGGCCAGGGCATGAACACCGGGATCCAGGACGCCTGGAACCTGGCCTGGAAGCTGGCGCTCGCGGTCCGCGGGCTCGCCGCGCCCGGGCTGCTGGACAGCTACGAGACCGAACGGCGGCCCGAGGGAGTGGAGATCGTCGGACGGGCGGTGCGGATGGCGTTCACCGACGAACTGGACCGGGCCGACCTGGTCCGGCAGTTCCGGCGGGAGATGTCCATGCTGCTCAGCTACGCGAACAGCCCGCTGGTCGGCGAATCGCTGGCCGCACCGGAGGCGCTGGCCGACGGCCCCGGCCCCGGCGACCGCGCCCCGGACGCCGGTGGGCTGCGCCGGCCCGGCGTCGGCCATCCGCTGCGGCTGCGCGACCTGACCCGGGGCACCCGGCACACCCTGCTCAGCTACGCGGACGGCGACACCGACGAGGCGACCCTGGGCGCGCTGGCGCAGCTCTACGCCCAACTGGGCCGGCAGACCGGCGGCGAGGTCGACGGCTACCTGCTGCTCGGCCCGGACGCCCCCGTACCGGCTTCGCCGGCCCCGCCGGTGGTGCACGACGCCGACGGGGAGTTCCGCCGCGCGTACGGGGTGGCCGGCGCCGCCCTGTACCTGATCCGGCCGGACGGGCACGTCGGGTTCCGCAGCCAGCCCATCGACGCCGACGCGCTGCGCAAGCACGTGAACCTCGTCTTCGGCGGGTCGCGATGA
- a CDS encoding cellulose-binding domain-containing protein codes for MTRLHARPAPTVAVVAALAAAVTVTGTALLGGPAAAAQGCQIGYVPNQWTGGFTANVTVSPGDTAVSAWTVTWTYAGDEHVTNGWNATVSQSGAVVTASNAAWNGGIPAGGSTEFGVQGTMGAGAGAPTGFTLNGVPCNGAAPTPTGGPTTSVPTTAPPTTAPPTTAPPTTAPPTTAPPTTAPPTTAPPAGCAGAVLCDGFENQAGPTPSGDWSVVSQDCSGSGTATVDTSTAHSGSRSIKVTGAAGYCNHVFVRSSRDLSGVGSVRYGRFWVRHTTALPNEHTTMLAMADAADGNKDLRMGGQNGAMQWNRASDDATLPEQSPAGVALSVPLPTERWSCVEFMVDGSAGQLRTWLDGTAITGLTADGVPTHDIDGQWYNRTWQPQLTDLRLGWESYGNGADTLWFDDVALGSSRIGC; via the coding sequence ATGACGAGACTCCACGCCCGACCCGCCCCGACCGTGGCGGTGGTCGCCGCACTTGCCGCCGCGGTCACGGTCACCGGAACCGCGCTGCTCGGCGGGCCCGCCGCGGCGGCACAGGGCTGCCAGATCGGCTACGTGCCGAACCAGTGGACGGGCGGGTTCACCGCCAACGTCACGGTTTCCCCGGGCGACACCGCCGTCTCCGCCTGGACGGTGACCTGGACGTACGCCGGTGACGAGCACGTCACGAACGGCTGGAACGCCACGGTCAGCCAGTCCGGCGCGGTGGTGACCGCCAGCAACGCGGCCTGGAACGGCGGCATCCCGGCCGGCGGATCGACCGAGTTCGGTGTGCAGGGCACCATGGGTGCCGGTGCCGGGGCGCCGACCGGCTTCACGCTGAACGGCGTACCGTGCAACGGCGCCGCACCGACCCCGACCGGCGGGCCGACCACGTCGGTGCCGACCACGGCACCGCCCACGACCGCACCGCCGACCACCGCACCGCCCACGACGGCGCCCCCGACCACCGCACCGCCGACCACCGCGCCGCCGACGACCGCGCCACCCGCGGGTTGCGCGGGTGCGGTCCTCTGCGACGGGTTCGAGAACCAGGCCGGCCCGACGCCGTCCGGCGACTGGAGCGTGGTCAGCCAGGACTGCTCGGGTTCCGGCACCGCCACGGTGGACACCAGCACGGCACACAGCGGCAGCCGGTCGATAAAGGTGACCGGCGCCGCCGGCTACTGCAACCACGTCTTCGTGCGGTCCAGCCGCGACCTCAGCGGCGTGGGCAGCGTCCGGTACGGCCGGTTCTGGGTACGCCACACCACCGCGCTGCCGAACGAACACACCACCATGCTGGCCATGGCCGACGCGGCGGACGGCAACAAGGACCTGCGGATGGGTGGTCAGAACGGCGCGATGCAGTGGAACCGCGCCTCCGATGACGCGACCCTGCCCGAGCAGAGCCCGGCCGGGGTGGCGCTGAGCGTGCCGCTGCCCACCGAGCGGTGGTCCTGCGTGGAGTTCATGGTCGACGGCTCGGCCGGCCAACTGCGTACCTGGCTCGACGGCACCGCCATCACCGGGCTGACCGCCGACGGCGTGCCCACGCACGACATCGACGGCCAGTGGTACAACCGCACCTGGCAGCCCCAGCTCACCGATCTGCGCCTGGGTTGGGAGAGCTACGGCAACGGCGCGGACACCCTCTGGTTCGACGACGTCGCCCTCGGCAGCAGCCGGATCGGCTGCTAG
- a CDS encoding TcmI family type II polyketide cyclase, translated as MVFRNVIVCHMVPGSERTVGDVFGHYDQTTRPQDLGVIGRILLSHHDLYLHVIERRQDPKISGQTRGLPAFQKIAEAIGPYVTPYPRYWQNPSDSVAKEFYRWVPQGQEESEVPDPDRTLTVIVGRLKPGAEPDVARIFAESDAGALPEALGVTGRWLYAIDDVYVHLLEQRAAAAAATRESHDRPAFAKIMEDLSPYVGPYRPEAWQGPEDSVATPFYRWRAED; from the coding sequence ATGGTCTTCCGCAATGTGATCGTCTGCCACATGGTCCCTGGAAGCGAGCGGACGGTCGGCGACGTGTTCGGGCACTACGACCAGACGACCCGGCCGCAGGATCTCGGCGTGATCGGCCGGATCCTGCTCTCGCACCACGACCTCTACCTGCACGTGATCGAGCGCCGGCAGGACCCGAAGATCTCCGGCCAGACCCGCGGACTGCCCGCGTTCCAGAAGATCGCCGAGGCCATCGGCCCGTACGTGACGCCGTACCCGCGGTACTGGCAGAACCCGTCCGACTCGGTCGCGAAGGAGTTCTACCGCTGGGTTCCGCAGGGGCAGGAGGAGTCCGAGGTGCCCGACCCGGACCGGACGCTCACGGTGATCGTCGGGCGGCTCAAGCCCGGGGCCGAGCCGGACGTGGCGCGGATCTTCGCCGAGTCCGACGCCGGAGCGCTGCCCGAGGCGCTCGGGGTCACCGGCCGCTGGCTGTACGCCATCGACGACGTGTACGTGCACCTGCTGGAGCAGCGGGCGGCGGCCGCCGCGGCGACCCGGGAGAGCCACGACCGGCCGGCCTTCGCGAAGATCATGGAGGATCTGTCGCCGTACGTCGGGCCGTACCGGCCGGAGGCCTGGCAGGGCCCGGAGGACTCGGTGGCGACCCCGTTCTACCGGTGGCGCGCCGAGGACTGA
- a CDS encoding glycosyltransferase family 39 protein, whose product MLEADTIVLPRVGAPPAGAEDPWGESPGSSAGRAGSGGPRASGGPGWRTAAWAVPALLLGALGAAGLGRPGLGTDELATWASAAGSGPPAHPADGPALVPYHLAMRAWVELCGGSDLALRAPSLIAMTAAAALVGVLGTRLGNPRAGLLAGVVFAVLPTSTRYAQEAGPGALTVCAAVLSTLLLGRALDRPGLRRHLAYGLSILVLGACGAGALLLLAGHGWAVLAFRRRLAGRWLATAAAGALPAAGLLWLAARQGTVPPHLSGAALPHLSGAVLPHLSGAGPHPIAAIPAELFGATALGVALLGLALFGLPLRAATATYTAWAVVPAAALLLVAQVTPVTPAPYLLFTVPAWAGLAGAALARTRVRWAAPVLAVIALVGLPVQVAVRGADGHRQDTRAVAEVIRAMARPGDGIVYGSAQDRDGWVGRAVVAHYVPADLRPADVPLTGQAADGPRTGQRAAGPLAERPADGAGCTDPAACLGDSPRLWLVQVGERPDPVSALGGRTEQLLRARYQVARVWRPTGLTLALLVPGRPGV is encoded by the coding sequence ATGTTGGAAGCGGACACCATCGTCCTGCCCCGAGTCGGGGCACCGCCAGCCGGCGCCGAGGACCCCTGGGGCGAGAGCCCGGGGTCCTCCGCCGGCCGGGCGGGCTCCGGCGGTCCGCGGGCCTCCGGCGGCCCCGGCTGGCGTACCGCCGCCTGGGCCGTCCCGGCGCTGCTGCTCGGCGCGCTCGGCGCGGCCGGGCTGGGCCGGCCCGGGTTGGGCACCGACGAGCTGGCGACCTGGGCCAGCGCCGCCGGCAGCGGCCCGCCGGCGCACCCGGCCGACGGTCCGGCCCTGGTCCCGTACCACCTGGCGATGCGGGCCTGGGTGGAGCTCTGCGGCGGCTCGGACCTGGCGCTGCGGGCACCGTCGCTGATCGCGATGACCGCGGCGGCCGCCCTGGTCGGCGTGCTGGGGACCCGGCTGGGCAACCCGCGCGCCGGGCTGCTCGCCGGCGTCGTCTTCGCCGTGCTGCCGACGTCCACCCGGTACGCCCAGGAGGCCGGTCCGGGCGCGCTGACCGTGTGCGCCGCGGTGCTTTCCACCCTGCTGCTCGGGCGCGCGCTGGACCGGCCCGGTCTCCGGCGCCATCTCGCGTACGGCCTGTCGATCCTGGTCCTGGGCGCGTGCGGCGCCGGCGCGCTGCTGCTGCTGGCCGGGCACGGCTGGGCGGTGCTGGCGTTCCGGCGGCGGCTGGCCGGTCGCTGGCTCGCCACCGCGGCCGCCGGGGCGCTGCCGGCGGCCGGGCTGCTCTGGCTGGCCGCGCGGCAGGGCACGGTGCCGCCGCACCTCTCCGGCGCCGCGCTGCCGCACCTCTCCGGCGCCGTGTTGCCGCATCTCTCCGGCGCCGGCCCGCACCCGATCGCCGCGATCCCGGCGGAACTCTTCGGCGCCACGGCGCTGGGCGTCGCGCTGCTCGGGTTGGCGCTGTTCGGGCTGCCGTTGCGGGCGGCCACCGCCACCTACACGGCCTGGGCCGTGGTGCCGGCCGCCGCGCTGCTGCTGGTCGCGCAGGTCACCCCGGTGACGCCGGCGCCGTACCTGCTCTTCACGGTCCCGGCCTGGGCGGGCCTGGCCGGGGCCGCGCTGGCCCGGACGCGGGTCCGCTGGGCCGCGCCGGTGCTCGCCGTGATCGCGCTGGTCGGGCTGCCGGTCCAGGTGGCCGTCCGCGGCGCCGACGGCCACCGGCAGGACACCCGCGCGGTCGCGGAGGTGATCCGGGCGATGGCCCGGCCGGGCGACGGCATCGTGTACGGCTCGGCGCAGGACCGGGACGGCTGGGTCGGTCGGGCCGTGGTCGCCCACTACGTGCCGGCGGACCTGCGGCCCGCGGACGTGCCGCTGACCGGACAGGCCGCTGACGGGCCGCGGACCGGCCAGCGCGCGGCCGGGCCGCTGGCCGAGCGGCCCGCGGACGGCGCCGGGTGCACCGATCCCGCCGCCTGCCTGGGCGACAGCCCACGGCTGTGGCTGGTGCAGGTCGGCGAGCGGCCGGATCCGGTGTCCGCGCTCGGCGGCCGGACCGAGCAGTTGCTGCGGGCGAGGTACCAGGTCGCGCGGGTGTGGCGACCCACCGGGCTCACCCTCGCGCTGCTGGTGCCGGGCCGCCCCGGCGTCTAG
- a CDS encoding cytochrome P450 — translation MTEQSVPAAQLYTDEFAADPYPTFARLRAEAPVCPVRLPQFETYLISGYADAKAALTDPRLSKDLYGPEQHYLRIFGPNSAGLNQNMLNADPPEHTRLRRIVSQAFAPRRIEALRPRVARLVDDLIDKFAPRGEAELMRDFAIPLPMMVICELLGIPAADRDRVLDWTQVIRTSGSSRRSPQEERAAVQEVQLRLHDYLSELVAAKRSRPGGDLVSDLIDACDQEGRLSERELVTTTFLLLFAGHQTTADFLGNAVVALLTHPDQLDRLRAEPDLLPAAIEELLRFDGPLPVASPRIATEDVEYRGVCIPRGSVVGVVLNAANHDPGQFAEPDRLDIAQERGPHLGFGHGVHYCLGVSLARMEALLGLGTLLRRLPGLRLGVPVGELRRLPAASPFRGLLELPVRFTG, via the coding sequence ATGACCGAGCAGTCGGTACCGGCCGCGCAGCTCTACACCGACGAGTTCGCCGCCGACCCGTACCCCACCTTCGCGCGCCTGCGGGCCGAGGCCCCGGTGTGCCCGGTCCGCCTGCCGCAGTTCGAGACGTACCTGATCAGCGGGTACGCCGACGCCAAGGCGGCGCTGACCGACCCGCGGCTGTCCAAGGACCTGTACGGCCCCGAGCAGCACTACCTGCGGATCTTCGGGCCGAACTCGGCGGGGCTGAACCAGAACATGCTCAACGCGGATCCGCCGGAGCACACCCGGCTGCGCCGGATCGTCTCGCAGGCGTTCGCGCCGCGTCGGATCGAGGCGCTGCGCCCCCGCGTCGCGCGGCTGGTGGACGACCTGATCGACAAGTTCGCGCCCCGCGGCGAGGCGGAGCTGATGCGCGACTTCGCCATCCCGCTGCCCATGATGGTGATCTGCGAGCTGCTCGGGATTCCGGCGGCCGACCGGGACCGGGTGCTGGACTGGACGCAGGTGATCCGGACCTCCGGCTCGTCCCGGCGCAGTCCGCAGGAGGAGCGGGCCGCCGTGCAGGAGGTCCAGCTCCGGCTGCACGACTACCTCTCCGAACTGGTGGCGGCGAAGCGGTCCCGGCCCGGCGGGGACCTGGTCAGCGACCTGATCGACGCGTGCGACCAGGAGGGCAGGCTCTCCGAGCGGGAGCTGGTGACCACCACCTTCCTGCTGCTGTTCGCCGGGCACCAGACCACCGCGGACTTTCTCGGCAACGCGGTGGTGGCCCTGCTCACCCACCCGGACCAGCTCGACCGGCTGCGCGCCGAGCCCGACCTGCTGCCGGCCGCGATCGAGGAGCTGCTCCGGTTCGACGGCCCGCTGCCGGTGGCCAGCCCGCGGATCGCCACCGAGGACGTCGAGTACCGCGGCGTGTGCATCCCGCGCGGTTCGGTCGTCGGCGTGGTGCTCAACGCCGCCAACCACGACCCCGGGCAGTTCGCCGAGCCGGACCGGCTGGACATCGCCCAGGAGCGCGGCCCGCACCTGGGCTTCGGCCACGGGGTGCACTACTGCCTGGGCGTCTCGCTGGCCCGGATGGAGGCGCTGCTCGGCCTCGGAACGCTGCTGCGCCGGCTGCCCGGGTTGCGGCTCGGGGTGCCGGTCGGCGAACTGCGCCGGCTGCCGGCCGCGTCACCGTTCCGGGGGCTGCTCGAACTTCCGGTCCGGTTCACCGGCTGA
- a CDS encoding putative quinol monooxygenase has protein sequence MSVVRTLLAMRTRQGCEERFEVAWRSVAEQIRALDGCLRQDLLRDADDPRSYLIVSEWADRDRLDAFGRSEHRDRLLSVLRELRESAHRHTYQVLHTVPGEGKDPR, from the coding sequence ATGAGCGTCGTGCGCACCCTCCTGGCGATGCGGACCCGGCAGGGGTGCGAGGAGCGGTTCGAGGTGGCGTGGCGGTCGGTGGCCGAACAGATCCGCGCGCTGGACGGCTGCCTGCGCCAGGACCTGCTCCGGGACGCCGACGACCCGCGCAGCTACCTGATCGTCAGCGAGTGGGCGGACCGCGACCGGTTGGACGCGTTCGGCCGCAGCGAGCACCGGGACCGGCTGCTGAGCGTCCTGCGCGAACTGCGGGAATCCGCACACCGGCACACGTACCAGGTGTTGCACACCGTACCGGGCGAGGGGAAGGACCCACGATGA